From a single Streptomyces misionensis genomic region:
- a CDS encoding radical SAM protein produces MPARQRFRSALISTAGHCKIACGFCFRADRAHGFIDIPTYTRALSRLKEIGMEAICLTGGEPAHHPDLRQLVRLAHQFGIPVSVVTSARAPDDVGRLADIARLLTNITVSADSEGAMKLGRTTRSAASALATLEQIPTADRVLHLTYWKLTAHECQDLHERVDGAGVQIQLSPVTLDDMARQRAGWTLYDYLAQQREDADLLGRYFQLSSRFQEHLITLRAMQLYPERQPSCAAAALYLSASGEIRRCPYNSSGVSVRAPRAEISRFLNAETRDRTTPECAAICRADDTCE; encoded by the coding sequence ATGCCGGCCCGGCAGCGGTTCCGCTCCGCGCTCATCAGTACAGCCGGTCACTGCAAGATCGCTTGCGGCTTCTGCTTCCGAGCCGACCGAGCCCACGGCTTCATCGACATCCCCACCTACACCCGGGCACTGTCGCGGCTGAAGGAGATCGGCATGGAAGCGATCTGCCTGACCGGCGGCGAACCCGCGCATCACCCCGACCTCCGTCAGCTGGTGCGGCTCGCCCACCAGTTTGGGATCCCCGTGTCGGTCGTCACCTCGGCCCGAGCCCCTGACGACGTCGGCCGGTTGGCTGACATCGCGCGCCTGCTCACGAACATCACCGTATCCGCCGACTCCGAGGGTGCCATGAAACTCGGGCGCACCACCCGGTCTGCGGCATCGGCGCTGGCGACACTGGAGCAAATCCCCACGGCAGACCGAGTTCTCCACCTCACGTATTGGAAGCTCACAGCCCACGAGTGCCAGGACCTCCACGAGCGCGTCGATGGGGCAGGAGTTCAGATCCAGCTCAGTCCGGTGACGCTCGACGACATGGCACGCCAGCGCGCCGGCTGGACCCTCTACGACTACCTAGCCCAGCAGAGAGAGGACGCCGATCTCCTGGGCCGCTACTTCCAACTCAGCTCGCGGTTCCAGGAGCACCTCATCACACTGCGAGCGATGCAGCTGTACCCCGAGCGGCAACCCTCCTGCGCCGCCGCGGCCTTGTACCTGTCCGCCAGCGGCGAGATCCGCCGCTGCCCCTACAACTCGTCAGGGGTGAGCGTTAGAGCGCCCCGCGCAGAGATCAGCCGCTTCCTCAACGCCGAAACCCGGGACAGGACCACCCCAGAGTGTGCGGCCATCTGCCGCGCCGACGACACCTGTGAGTAG
- a CDS encoding radical SAM protein: protein MTSSQLLWGKYIQYVRDGEGALLDPVTLDSVYLDRGEVTDLSAVPPTATHKALAELGFTPDSPCSDRREALRDRLHQLGLDPHPVRISGLRIVLTDRCNMKCSYCFVDTNTGKPDMTEQEIADGLTYLFETNAGRDEVAIQWFGGEPTTRFDLMQHGDALADSLAGKYDVKRVRRTVVTNGARITDEMISHFARHEYGVGISIDGPPAINAEHRRLLGGQPADDRIQRNVRRLLNTDGVHVGCNLTPTTANIGRLAETVTWIIDHLGLKFIYANTPIPTSGRWTVKGRALAEELYQARLVALGRGGMVFSVLDRAFQALDRRRPMLFDHMQSDRTLNAALLPDNRVSLCDINFTAPAFLHTLDELRADPNLLGGIAKTIAPIPECGQCPALAICGGPSRNEQLLIGSDRPDPQMCDFYTSTVEIAVWDSTGVQ, encoded by the coding sequence GTGACCTCCTCACAGCTCCTGTGGGGGAAGTACATCCAGTACGTCCGGGACGGCGAGGGTGCCCTCCTCGACCCGGTCACGCTGGACAGTGTGTACCTCGACCGCGGGGAGGTCACTGACCTCTCCGCGGTTCCCCCGACCGCGACACACAAAGCTCTCGCCGAGCTCGGCTTCACGCCCGATAGCCCCTGCTCCGATCGGCGCGAAGCACTCCGTGACCGGCTCCACCAACTCGGCCTGGATCCTCATCCCGTACGCATCAGCGGCCTGCGCATCGTGCTCACCGACCGCTGCAACATGAAGTGCAGCTACTGCTTCGTCGACACCAACACCGGCAAGCCGGACATGACCGAGCAGGAAATCGCCGACGGCCTGACCTACCTCTTCGAGACCAACGCCGGCCGTGATGAGGTGGCCATCCAGTGGTTCGGTGGCGAACCCACAACCCGGTTCGACCTGATGCAGCACGGTGACGCCCTCGCTGACTCCCTCGCCGGGAAATATGACGTCAAACGGGTCCGCCGGACAGTCGTCACCAACGGGGCCCGCATCACCGACGAGATGATCAGCCACTTCGCCCGCCACGAATACGGCGTCGGAATCTCCATCGATGGCCCTCCCGCCATCAACGCCGAGCACCGGCGGCTCCTGGGCGGACAACCGGCCGACGACCGCATCCAGCGGAACGTCCGCAGGCTCCTCAACACAGACGGCGTCCACGTGGGCTGCAACCTCACCCCCACGACCGCGAACATCGGGCGCCTGGCCGAGACCGTCACCTGGATCATCGACCACCTCGGGTTGAAGTTCATCTACGCCAACACCCCGATCCCCACCAGCGGGCGCTGGACCGTCAAGGGCAGGGCGTTGGCCGAGGAGCTGTACCAAGCACGCCTCGTCGCACTCGGGCGCGGCGGCATGGTGTTCTCCGTGCTCGACCGGGCATTCCAGGCCCTCGACCGGCGCCGCCCCATGCTCTTCGACCACATGCAGAGCGACCGGACGCTGAACGCCGCCTTGCTCCCCGACAACCGAGTCAGCCTCTGCGACATCAACTTCACCGCCCCCGCATTCCTGCACACTCTCGACGAGCTGCGAGCGGACCCGAACCTGCTCGGCGGCATCGCCAAGACCATCGCCCCCATCCCCGAATGCGGCCAGTGCCCTGCCCTGGCGATCTGCGGTGGACCCTCCCGCAACGAACAACTCCTCATCGGCAGCGACCGACCGGATCCGCAGATGTGCGACTTCTACACCAGCACGGTGGAGATCGCCGTCTGGGACAGCACGGGGGTGCAGTGA
- a CDS encoding phosphotransferase produces MFLLAEDGVVVRVSPSSQRRRLETALSLTRWLVSHDFPATEPLSLPQPFTHGPYAVTFWRHYPQPEDGAPSAGHLGALLRALHELPPPPTRLPRYQPLASLKNTVDSSSYLQPVERAWLTARREELLEAYGGLDFPLGHGFIHGDAYPGNTLWARQVVRLGDWDEAAFGPREIDLANTFQGVRFGRTSEELDKFTHQYGYDIRSWPGLRVLCEIRDLHTLGSYIRRADRGDTAAAQQLQHRIETLRSHDDRARWSAA; encoded by the coding sequence GTGTTCCTGCTCGCCGAAGATGGTGTGGTGGTACGCGTCAGCCCCTCCTCCCAGAGGCGGCGGCTCGAGACCGCTCTGTCCCTGACTCGCTGGCTCGTCTCGCACGACTTTCCCGCAACGGAACCCTTGAGCCTTCCACAACCGTTCACACACGGGCCGTACGCGGTGACCTTCTGGCGTCACTACCCGCAACCCGAAGACGGTGCACCATCTGCGGGTCACCTGGGCGCACTGCTCCGTGCCCTCCATGAACTGCCACCGCCTCCGACGCGTCTTCCGCGGTACCAACCGCTCGCCTCACTCAAGAACACCGTGGACTCCAGCTCCTACCTGCAGCCAGTCGAGCGAGCGTGGCTGACAGCGCGGAGAGAAGAACTGCTGGAGGCGTACGGAGGCCTTGACTTCCCACTGGGCCACGGGTTTATCCACGGCGACGCATATCCAGGAAACACTCTCTGGGCCCGTCAGGTCGTCCGGCTCGGCGACTGGGACGAAGCGGCCTTTGGGCCTCGAGAGATCGATCTAGCGAATACCTTCCAAGGTGTTCGTTTTGGGCGCACATCAGAAGAGCTGGATAAATTCACGCATCAATACGGATACGACATCAGGTCATGGCCTGGACTCCGTGTCCTCTGTGAAATCCGGGACCTCCACACCCTCGGCTCCTACATCCGCCGCGCAGACCGCGGAGATACCGCTGCCGCTCAGCAGTTGCAGCATCGCATCGAGACGCTCAGAAGCCACGACGACCGAGCTCGTTGGAGCGCGGCCTGA
- a CDS encoding helix-turn-helix domain-containing protein: MRKDARACAGCGCRLSQYNLEDLCAACSRDRRLDVRPGPSIPDAIWRDSDIQTAIANWDFGLASRLIREQAGLRQDDMAFMTGLSQSFLSMLESGGRRLTNLEKAARFLQGIGTPDALLAPPFRESTAPVTPCRVPYTGPGPSPLGVPPGTHDVTDLNELASQAATQSLRFTEQLTKTNVSDVELEGIESTLTEIAGAYVHAPLHRVFTNLVTTRDHLFSLLNGRQPPAQTHELLLLAGTSCLLLAHASQNLGDEHAAIAQLQTAWTFAEQADHNDLRAWVKGTAALIAEWSTRRQTALDYTRQAMLLSPAGETRIRIAAIEARAAARMGDRTTALAALEDLQRAREQQAAPDALTRFGGLLAFPEAKQEYYIGGTFALLGEHQLAERHATAAIELYENGPKEQRSYGDEALARLDIATARVAAGEIEGAGEQLQPILELPAERRIRQLGDAMHAVTKLLQEPRLTRSPVARDLADATRGYQAIDTRTKALTP; encoded by the coding sequence ATGCGGAAGGACGCTCGCGCATGCGCCGGCTGCGGATGCCGACTGAGCCAGTACAACCTGGAAGACCTGTGTGCGGCATGCTCCCGCGACAGGCGACTGGACGTCCGCCCGGGCCCCAGCATCCCGGACGCGATCTGGCGTGACTCCGACATCCAAACCGCCATTGCCAACTGGGACTTCGGCCTTGCAAGTCGCCTCATCCGTGAGCAGGCGGGTCTCCGCCAGGACGACATGGCGTTCATGACCGGACTCAGTCAGAGCTTTCTGTCAATGCTGGAATCCGGCGGCCGACGCTTAACGAACCTCGAAAAGGCGGCACGGTTCCTACAAGGCATCGGAACCCCGGACGCCCTCCTTGCCCCGCCATTTCGCGAATCCACAGCACCCGTCACACCCTGCCGCGTACCGTATACCGGGCCCGGACCGAGCCCTCTGGGCGTCCCGCCAGGAACGCACGACGTCACAGACCTCAACGAGCTGGCGTCACAGGCAGCGACACAGTCGCTGCGCTTCACGGAGCAGCTCACAAAGACCAACGTGAGCGACGTTGAGCTGGAGGGCATTGAGTCCACGCTCACCGAGATCGCCGGCGCCTACGTCCACGCCCCACTGCACAGGGTCTTCACCAACCTCGTCACAACGCGAGATCACCTCTTCTCGCTGCTCAATGGCCGCCAGCCGCCGGCGCAGACCCACGAACTGTTGCTGCTTGCCGGAACGAGTTGCCTCCTACTTGCCCACGCATCACAGAACCTCGGCGACGAACACGCCGCGATCGCGCAACTTCAGACAGCCTGGACGTTCGCGGAACAGGCCGACCACAACGACCTGCGGGCCTGGGTCAAAGGCACAGCCGCGCTCATTGCGGAGTGGTCCACTCGTCGGCAAACTGCGCTTGACTACACCAGACAGGCGATGCTGCTTTCCCCCGCTGGGGAGACACGCATCCGGATCGCTGCGATCGAGGCCAGGGCAGCAGCCCGCATGGGAGACCGCACCACGGCCCTGGCCGCACTCGAGGATCTCCAACGTGCTCGAGAACAGCAAGCAGCCCCTGACGCACTCACCCGGTTTGGGGGCCTCCTCGCGTTCCCCGAGGCTAAGCAGGAGTACTACATCGGCGGGACGTTCGCCCTCCTTGGGGAACACCAACTGGCAGAACGGCACGCCACTGCGGCGATCGAACTGTACGAGAACGGTCCGAAGGAGCAGCGGTCCTACGGTGATGAGGCCTTGGCTCGCCTGGACATCGCGACCGCGCGCGTCGCTGCAGGAGAGATCGAAGGAGCCGGCGAACAGCTTCAGCCCATCCTGGAACTCCCGGCGGAGCGGCGGATCCGGCAGCTTGGTGACGCCATGCACGCAGTGACTAAGCTGCTGCAGGAGCCGCGGCTTACGCGCAGTCCCGTCGCTCGTGACCTTGCGGACGCGACCCGTGGATACCAGGCGATCGACACACGAACGAAGGCCCTCACTCCATGA
- a CDS encoding HAD family hydrolase: MTESGQILVLWDIDRTLLYVGDIDRQVYRETFAEIVGRTAERLPARGTGVTMPLAIRSLLLDNGVPETEIPCLLPLMVELLPQRLAAHAMDLREQGVLLPGAVAALKTVHAQSRYVPTVVTGNLEPNALLKLEAFDLAGYLDTEIGGYSSDNDHRPSLVGVAQKRARAKYGADFTRSNTVIIGDSLEDVRTGLEGGAPVIGVASGKTSAEELQSAGADVVLDSLEDIPLLLDAITAVTCEPS, translated from the coding sequence GTGACCGAGTCCGGGCAGATCCTCGTGCTGTGGGACATCGACCGCACCCTTTTGTACGTCGGTGACATCGACCGACAGGTCTACCGGGAGACGTTCGCCGAGATCGTTGGTCGAACAGCGGAACGCCTTCCCGCCCGGGGCACCGGGGTCACCATGCCACTCGCGATCCGATCCCTGCTCCTGGACAACGGTGTCCCCGAAACGGAAATCCCCTGCCTACTGCCGCTCATGGTGGAACTCCTGCCTCAGCGCCTCGCTGCCCACGCCATGGACCTGCGCGAGCAAGGCGTCCTGCTGCCGGGCGCCGTGGCCGCTCTCAAGACAGTGCACGCGCAATCACGCTACGTTCCGACCGTTGTCACGGGTAACCTCGAGCCCAACGCGCTACTGAAGCTTGAAGCGTTCGACCTCGCTGGGTACCTGGATACAGAGATCGGCGGGTACTCCTCGGACAACGATCATCGTCCGTCCCTCGTCGGCGTCGCGCAGAAGCGGGCCCGGGCCAAGTACGGGGCAGACTTCACTCGATCCAACACCGTGATCATCGGTGACTCCCTCGAAGACGTTCGCACTGGTCTCGAAGGTGGCGCTCCCGTCATCGGAGTCGCCTCCGGCAAAACCTCCGCCGAAGAGTTGCAGTCGGCCGGAGCCGATGTCGTACTCGACAGCCTTGAGGATATCCCGCTACTCCTGGACGCGATCACGGCTGTGACCTGCGAACCTTCCTGA
- a CDS encoding helix-turn-helix domain-containing protein, producing MLQQTQRLCDRCGCSLSQYNADTLCASCARSRTLERQAPTVPDNVWSDPDVRSALGAWDFGRASRLIRLRGGLRQEDMAQLTGLSQAFLSMLESGRRRLTNIDKFTEFLTGLGVPANLVSLPFAHAPTPAVEQPTAQFAGDTDPTLPWTATRMVAALDTAVGGSAMDRRRFLTASGVALTAFVSAWDTAEAEPLRRAAEGSRLTHDLLDGLQRTTDSLRTMDASDGSGTLASLGNRHLQFLKHLLEETSYDEVTGRRLAAIIADTATQTGWFVFDSGDRDRPLSYLYAALRAAKASQDVRLGAGALSYIAIHGYSTGAPHHAVTAAQRARDKIKSLGTPALEAMLLTRQARGYAKLGERQAALAALGRAAELCAQGRSEHDPNWLYWINEGEIHGQAGSCYLDLGDPRNAVASFTKAREALNPADHRTRGLFLSRAATAHIDQGDLEAGCATAHEVLDLAARLQSARFDSHVTSMIGQLQPVAHTPYAQDVLERRSAMTATGSRM from the coding sequence GTGCTTCAGCAGACGCAACGACTCTGTGATCGATGCGGCTGCTCCCTGAGTCAGTACAACGCGGACACATTGTGCGCATCCTGCGCTCGCTCGCGAACACTGGAGAGACAGGCTCCTACGGTTCCGGACAATGTCTGGTCTGATCCAGATGTGCGTAGTGCGCTCGGTGCTTGGGACTTCGGCCGAGCCAGCCGCCTGATCCGACTGCGCGGCGGTTTACGCCAAGAGGACATGGCTCAGCTCACCGGTTTGAGCCAGGCGTTCCTGTCCATGCTGGAGTCAGGCCGTCGTCGTCTCACCAACATCGACAAGTTCACCGAATTTCTGACAGGTCTCGGAGTACCCGCCAACCTGGTCTCACTTCCGTTCGCGCATGCCCCCACTCCGGCAGTAGAGCAGCCGACCGCTCAGTTCGCAGGAGACACCGATCCAACCTTGCCCTGGACAGCAACCCGTATGGTGGCAGCACTGGATACTGCGGTGGGAGGCAGCGCGATGGACCGTCGGCGATTCCTCACCGCCAGCGGCGTCGCTCTCACCGCGTTCGTGAGCGCATGGGACACCGCGGAAGCCGAACCCCTCCGCCGGGCAGCGGAGGGAAGCCGCCTGACCCATGACCTGCTTGATGGCCTTCAGCGCACCACGGACAGCTTGCGGACTATGGACGCAAGCGATGGAAGCGGCACCCTCGCGAGTCTTGGAAACCGCCACCTCCAGTTCCTCAAGCACCTCCTGGAAGAGACGTCGTACGACGAGGTGACAGGGCGACGACTTGCAGCGATCATCGCTGACACCGCCACCCAGACGGGGTGGTTTGTCTTCGACTCCGGCGACCGCGATCGCCCGCTCAGCTACCTCTACGCCGCGCTCCGCGCTGCGAAGGCCTCACAAGACGTACGACTCGGTGCAGGTGCCCTGTCCTACATAGCCATCCACGGATACTCCACCGGAGCCCCACACCATGCGGTCACAGCGGCGCAGCGAGCGCGCGACAAAATCAAGTCGCTCGGCACGCCGGCGCTCGAAGCGATGCTCCTGACCCGGCAGGCGCGAGGGTACGCCAAACTCGGCGAACGCCAAGCGGCGCTCGCTGCACTAGGGAGAGCTGCCGAACTCTGCGCACAGGGCAGGTCTGAGCACGATCCGAACTGGCTCTATTGGATCAATGAAGGGGAGATCCACGGCCAGGCCGGCAGTTGCTACCTCGACCTCGGCGACCCGCGTAATGCCGTCGCCAGCTTCACTAAGGCCCGGGAGGCGCTTAACCCAGCGGACCACCGGACCAGAGGCCTGTTCCTCTCTCGTGCCGCGACGGCCCACATAGATCAGGGTGATCTCGAAGCCGGGTGCGCGACAGCACACGAGGTTCTTGATCTCGCCGCGAGGCTCCAGTCGGCACGGTTCGACAGCCACGTCACAAGCATGATCGGCCAGCTCCAGCCCGTCGCCCACACCCCGTACGCTCAAGACGTACTGGAGCGACGCTCCGCCATGACCGCAACCGGGAGCCGAATGTGA
- a CDS encoding ATP-binding protein, whose translation MRHEIAVAVALAWAAAFVAVAGLTVYFRTRAAHWQEEAAARDQALHSLVVQGLRSVASSQQAQQTAATEFAVPDRLADSDFMTNLRVLGERYMADLHHVRADTALATRRQVEDEARDAARAAVKSFATAMVSVGIDVSSDIAQALRRHHGDAVFPTLTKIDHGVQQMLHQAQSYVVLAGGLLGQRWPASTLTDVVGAAQGAIRDYARVQPYTCDRAVISRMVGPVRLILSHLLDNAARYSPPQTYVEVSTQLGHHGVTLLIDDAGKRMSDEELERARQTLEGRRQVDILAMEAYPKVGFPVIALLARRYGIEVALSGPNRYGGMRASVFIPEALLTSVPTEPATAHPSAVQASAEPAVTENGLQIRRRRAPGVQQKPSPVGRTSTAPARANVFGAWQQSSRSSRASAAQTQEARPSDS comes from the coding sequence ATGAGACACGAGATAGCGGTCGCAGTGGCCTTGGCCTGGGCTGCTGCGTTCGTCGCCGTCGCCGGACTGACCGTGTACTTCCGAACCCGAGCTGCCCACTGGCAGGAGGAGGCCGCAGCGCGGGACCAGGCCCTGCACAGTCTCGTCGTCCAGGGCCTGCGCTCTGTGGCCTCCTCCCAGCAGGCGCAGCAGACAGCAGCGACGGAGTTCGCTGTTCCTGATCGCCTGGCCGACTCGGACTTCATGACCAACCTCCGAGTACTCGGCGAGCGGTATATGGCCGATCTCCACCATGTGCGGGCCGACACCGCACTCGCGACGAGACGCCAGGTCGAAGACGAGGCCCGCGACGCAGCTCGGGCCGCCGTCAAGTCCTTCGCCACGGCCATGGTGAGCGTGGGCATCGACGTGAGCAGCGACATCGCACAGGCCCTCCGTAGACATCACGGCGACGCCGTCTTCCCGACGCTGACCAAGATCGATCACGGTGTTCAGCAGATGCTCCACCAGGCGCAGTCGTATGTCGTGCTGGCCGGGGGGCTGCTGGGACAGAGGTGGCCGGCCAGCACATTGACCGACGTCGTGGGCGCGGCCCAGGGCGCAATCCGCGACTACGCACGCGTCCAGCCGTACACCTGTGACCGAGCCGTCATCAGCCGCATGGTTGGACCGGTAAGGCTCATCCTGAGCCATCTGCTCGACAACGCCGCACGCTATTCGCCGCCACAGACGTACGTCGAGGTGAGCACCCAGCTCGGCCATCACGGAGTAACCCTCCTCATCGACGACGCCGGCAAGCGCATGAGCGATGAAGAACTGGAGCGCGCGCGACAGACCCTGGAGGGCCGCCGCCAGGTCGACATCTTGGCCATGGAGGCTTACCCGAAGGTCGGCTTCCCCGTGATCGCGCTCCTTGCCCGCCGGTACGGCATCGAGGTCGCGCTGTCGGGCCCGAACCGCTACGGCGGCATGCGCGCTTCGGTGTTCATCCCCGAGGCCTTGCTCACCAGTGTGCCGACCGAACCGGCAACAGCCCATCCCTCCGCGGTCCAGGCCAGCGCCGAGCCCGCGGTGACGGAGAACGGTCTGCAGATCCGGCGCCGCCGCGCGCCGGGAGTCCAGCAGAAGCCTTCGCCCGTCGGGCGTACGAGTACGGCGCCGGCTCGCGCCAACGTCTTCGGCGCCTGGCAGCAGAGCAGCAGAAGCAGTCGGGCGTCGGCTGCACAGACACAGGAAGCGAGGCCCTCGGACTCATGA
- a CDS encoding roadblock/LC7 domain-containing protein, which translates to MTVQANDSSNRLGWMLNDLANMPEARFVVLLAADGMSMAYSESVDRDTADSVAASASGFHSIGVALAPFCGGKDNGLRQVVGEFDDGYLFVKTAGANTLLAVATTAFADAGVVTHRMNELAGRLGEELASPARHHGGEGGARP; encoded by the coding sequence ATGACAGTACAGGCGAACGATTCCAGCAACAGGCTCGGCTGGATGCTCAACGATCTGGCGAACATGCCGGAGGCCCGATTCGTCGTCCTGCTGGCGGCGGACGGGATGTCCATGGCGTACTCCGAGTCGGTGGACCGCGATACGGCGGACAGCGTTGCCGCCTCGGCCAGCGGCTTCCACTCGATCGGCGTGGCCCTGGCCCCGTTCTGCGGGGGAAAGGACAACGGCCTGCGCCAGGTGGTGGGCGAATTCGACGACGGCTACCTCTTCGTCAAGACCGCCGGTGCGAACACTCTGCTGGCGGTCGCCACTACCGCTTTCGCCGACGCTGGGGTCGTCACACACCGGATGAACGAGCTGGCTGGACGCCTCGGTGAGGAACTGGCCAGCCCGGCGCGGCACCACGGCGGCGAAGGAGGCGCTCGGCCATGA
- a CDS encoding DUF742 domain-containing protein, whose translation MRGPRRDPDMIRAYVRTRGRSSPSRDDLELTSLVRAADRPLQGLDTEAIRVVRLCSGPLSVAEIASLLDLPPTVALIVVSGLLDTGHLDTPAPADDAPSIDILKEVLDGLRALV comes from the coding sequence ATGAGAGGCCCGCGGCGCGATCCGGACATGATCCGGGCGTACGTCAGAACCAGAGGGCGCTCGTCTCCGTCCCGCGACGACCTGGAACTGACGTCCCTGGTGCGCGCCGCGGACCGACCGCTGCAGGGCCTCGACACTGAGGCTATCCGGGTCGTGCGCCTGTGCAGCGGGCCCCTGTCGGTGGCCGAGATCGCTTCGCTCCTCGACCTGCCCCCGACGGTGGCGCTCATCGTCGTCTCCGGCCTCCTCGACACCGGTCACCTCGACACTCCCGCGCCGGCCGACGACGCGCCGAGCATCGACATTCTGAAGGAAGTACTCGATGGACTCCGTGCTCTCGTCTGA
- a CDS encoding ATP/GTP-binding protein — MDSVLSSEHVYLPTTVTRSAKILVAGHFGAGKTTLVGSVSEITPMRTEEPITQASVGIDDLKSLPAKTETTVAFDFGRRTLSPHLALYIFGTPGQNRFTPFWEHLFRGALGALILVDTRRLEDSDEVLGLLEERGLPFAVAVNEFDGAPRYPLGEIRQGARSRGRRGSHGLRRAGSSVLDPRPDCPRRLPPPIPPPGAPHVNTLPSSPPPGCPAHAEQYRFPMYTPQFAANPYAVYTQMRERCGSLVPVYLDPDVPATLVIGYHTAVRILHDPERFPADPRVWQQTIPARCPLLPMLEHRPNALRSTGAAHARYRAVNVDAIANVRQHAVHSTVQQVALPLINQICVTGRTDLLTQYAHPLAFQVLNAILGCPPEIGQRVAAGMAAVFEGVNADEGNVMLAEALTELIDLKSRHPGRDITTSLLMHPARLDGTEMMHQLVTLYGAGIEPQSNLIANTLRLILSDDRYSGDVLRGSLSVRDALDELLFIDPPSANYCLSYPPRPVEVDGVVLPAHQPVVISMAACNNDPAIASDYLAGNRSHLTWSAGPHACPAQSLAYLIAQAAIEQILDALPEMELAIPVEQLTYRPGPFHRALTGLPVLFPPTPPLSLT, encoded by the coding sequence ATGGACTCCGTGCTCTCGTCTGAGCACGTCTACCTGCCCACAACCGTGACTCGGTCGGCCAAGATCCTCGTCGCCGGTCACTTCGGGGCGGGGAAGACGACACTGGTCGGCAGCGTCTCGGAGATCACGCCCATGCGTACCGAGGAGCCGATCACTCAAGCCAGCGTAGGCATCGACGACCTCAAGAGCCTGCCCGCGAAGACCGAGACGACGGTCGCGTTCGACTTCGGCCGCCGCACCCTTAGCCCGCACCTGGCGCTGTACATCTTCGGCACCCCCGGACAGAACCGGTTCACTCCCTTCTGGGAGCACCTGTTCCGCGGGGCGCTGGGCGCCTTGATTCTCGTCGACACTCGTCGGCTCGAAGACTCCGACGAGGTTCTGGGCCTGCTCGAGGAACGTGGCCTCCCCTTCGCCGTGGCCGTCAACGAGTTCGATGGCGCCCCTCGGTACCCCCTAGGCGAAATCCGGCAAGGCGCTCGCTCTCGAGGACGACGTGGTTCTCACGGCCTGCGACGCGCGGGATCAAGCGTCCTCGATCCACGCCCTGATTGCCCTCGTCGACTACCTCCACCGATTCCGCCGCCTGGAGCACCTCACGTGAACACGTTGCCATCGTCGCCGCCTCCGGGATGCCCGGCTCACGCCGAGCAGTACCGCTTTCCGATGTACACGCCGCAATTCGCGGCCAATCCGTACGCCGTCTACACGCAGATGCGGGAGCGGTGCGGATCGCTGGTGCCGGTCTACCTCGACCCGGATGTGCCGGCCACCCTGGTGATCGGCTATCACACCGCGGTCCGCATCCTCCACGACCCGGAGCGTTTCCCAGCCGACCCGCGAGTCTGGCAGCAAACCATCCCGGCCCGCTGCCCGCTCCTGCCGATGCTGGAGCACCGACCCAATGCGCTCCGCAGCACAGGGGCAGCCCATGCCCGGTACCGAGCAGTGAACGTCGATGCCATCGCCAACGTCCGTCAGCACGCCGTCCACTCCACGGTGCAGCAGGTTGCCCTGCCTCTGATCAACCAGATCTGCGTTACCGGCCGGACTGACCTGCTCACGCAGTACGCACACCCCCTGGCCTTCCAGGTCCTCAACGCGATCCTGGGCTGCCCGCCCGAGATCGGCCAGCGCGTCGCCGCTGGAATGGCCGCCGTCTTCGAAGGGGTGAACGCCGACGAGGGCAACGTCATGCTCGCCGAGGCGCTCACCGAGCTCATCGACCTGAAAAGCCGCCACCCCGGCCGGGACATCACCACCAGCCTGCTGATGCACCCGGCCCGGCTCGACGGCACCGAGATGATGCACCAACTGGTCACCCTCTACGGAGCCGGCATCGAGCCCCAATCGAACCTGATCGCCAACACTCTGCGGTTGATCCTCAGCGACGACCGCTACTCCGGCGACGTTCTGCGCGGCAGCCTCAGCGTCCGCGACGCCCTCGATGAACTGCTCTTCATCGATCCCCCGTCCGCCAACTACTGCCTGTCCTACCCGCCACGACCGGTCGAGGTGGATGGCGTCGTCCTGCCTGCCCACCAGCCGGTCGTGATCAGCATGGCCGCCTGCAACAACGATCCCGCCATCGCTTCCGACTACCTCGCCGGGAATCGCTCGCACCTCACCTGGAGTGCCGGTCCTCACGCATGCCCCGCCCAGTCCCTGGCCTACCTGATCGCGCAGGCCGCAATCGAGCAGATCCTCGACGCCCTCCCGGAGATGGAGTTGGCCATCCCCGTCGAGCAGCTCACCTACCGCCCTGGCCCGTTCCACCGTGCGCTGACCGGCCTGCCGGTCCTGTTTCCCCCGACCCCACCCCTCTCGCTTACCTAA